One window of the Notolabrus celidotus isolate fNotCel1 chromosome 23, fNotCel1.pri, whole genome shotgun sequence genome contains the following:
- the mfap3l gene encoding microfibrillar-associated protein 3-like yields MTESLPPRVLHRQSEKMHWAGGYLVLLLASIIASHTTEALSVDTNGTHTENSSLTDGGFVPAAFTTVSQIIAREGSCALIDCNVTGEPLPSVQWFNSHGDRLDTESDDGKWWLLDGGVLNITAIEFADRGKYTCMASNVHGSSNCTVTLRVVFTNGDMGVYYMVVCLVTFTIIMALNVTRLCMMSSHLKKTEKAINEFFRTEGAEKLQKAFEIAKRIPIITSAKTLELAKVTQFKTMEFARYIEELARSIPLPPLIMNCRTFMEEILEVVGVEEMRHTFVRQAPEGCREMAGRVASIGGRDVFTILREREREQGRERERERQRSESPAADSDNSSVHEQPQHIAIQVSVHPPLAISGYCSIEAPPPPEAPPCSPPPSSPPPLSPLHHDEEAEEEVEEEEEKQQEEVEMEEEEEEVDVDVECTSVNKTPPSQVFYESHV; encoded by the exons ATGACAGAGTCTCTTCCCCCTCGGGTGCTGCACCGACAGTCAGAGAAAATGCACTGGGCCGGTGGATACCTTGTACTTCTGCTGGCGTCCATTATCGCCTCTCACACCACCGAGGCCTTATCAGTGGACACGAATGGAACCCATACGGAGAACAGCTCTTTGACAGACGGCGGATTTGTCCCAGCTGCATTCACAACAGTTAGCCAGATAATTGCCCGGGAGGGGAGCTGCGCGCTGATTGATTGTAATGTCACCGGAGAGCCGCTCCCCAGCGTTCAGTGGTTCAACTCCCATGGAGACCGCCTGGACACAGAGAGCGATG ACGGAAAGTGGTGGCTGCTGGACGGCGGCGTTCTCAACATCACCGCCATCGAGTTTGCAGACCGCGGGAAATACACCTGCATGGCATCCAACGTCCATGGCAGCTCCAACTGCACGGTGACGCTGCGCGTTGTGTTCACAAATGGCGACATGGGTGTGTACTACATGGTGGTGTGTCTGGTCACCTTCACCATCATCATGGCGCTGAACGTCACACGCCTCTGCATGATGAGCAGCCACCTCAAGAAGACGGAGAAAGCCATCAACGAGTTCTTCCGCACCGAGGGCGCCGAGAAGCTGCAGAAGGCCTTCGAGATCGCCAAACGGATCCCCATCATCACCTCGGCCAAGACGCTGGAGCTCGCCAAGGTGACGCAGTTCAAGACCATGGAGTTCGCTCGCTACATCGAGGAGCTGGCACGCAGCATCCCGCTGCCGCCGCTCATCATGAACTGCCGCACCTTCATGGAGGAGATCCTGGAGGTGGTGGGCGTGGAGGAGATGAGGCACACCTTCGTCAGACAGGCGCCCGAAGGCTGCCGAGAGATGGCGGGGAGAGTCGCCTCCATCGGGGGGAGAGACGTCTTCACCATCCTgcgggaaagagagagagagcaagggagggagagagaaagagagaggcagcGCAGCGAATCACCGGCCGCCGACTCCGACAACTCCTCCGTTCACGAGCAGCCGCAGCACATCGCCATCCAGGTGTCAGTGCACCCGCCGCTCGCCATCAGCGGCTACTGCAGCATCGAGGCACCACCTCCACCAGAGGCTCCACCCTGCTCGCCTCCCCCGTCCTCCCCACCACCGCTCTCTCCTCTGCACCACGacgaggaggcggaggaggaggtggaggaggaggaggaaaagcagcaggaggaggtagagatggaggaggaagaggaagaagtggaTGTTGATGTGGAGTGCACATCTGTAAATAAGACCCCGCCCTCCCAGGTGTTTTACGAGAGCCATGTGTGa
- the aadat gene encoding kynurenine/alpha-aminoadipate aminotransferase, mitochondrial, with protein MNYARFLTAVSAARKPSPIRMLTELQQRSPPSLISLAGGAPNPNTFPFQSASIKVKNGETVTFDETAMKRALQYSASNGIPELLTWMKNLQKNLHNPPTANFSPENGQMDMCVTTGSQEGLCKVFEMLVNPGDNVLLDAPTYSGTLAALQPMGCNLINVPSDQHGMIPAALKEVLSRWDPSEVQKPGSDAPKILYTIPNGGNPTGASMTTQRKQEVYELARQYDMLIIEDDPYYFLQFEKPWAPTFLSMDVDGRIIRTDSFSKILSSGLRIGFVTGPKPLVDRVVLHIQASTMHTSTFTQLMVSQLLHSWGQEGFLQHIDRVIDFYSKQRDAMISSADKWLKDVAEWHTPSAGMFLWMKLKGIADTQQLIMEKALEKEVLLVPGGVFMINSSDPCPYVRAAFSLSTPEQMDEAFRRLSSLIKEAL; from the exons ATGAATTACGCTCGGTTTTTGACAGCTGTCAGCGCAGCCAGAAAGCCCTCGCCCATTAGGATGCTGA CCGAGCTGCAGCAGCGCTCGCCACCATCCCTTATCTCCCTGGCTGGAGGAGCACCCAACCCAAACACCTTCCCTTTCCAGTCAGCGTCCATTAAGGTGAAAAACGGAGAGACAGTGACATTTGATGAGACGGCGATGAAAAGGGCTCTGCAGTACTCCGCTTCTAACGG AATTCCTGAGCTGCTGACATGGATGAAGAACCTCCAGAAGAACCTCCACAACCCTCCGACAGCAAACTTCTCCCCTGAGAACGGCCAGATGGACATGTGTGTGACCACAGGGAGCCAGGAGGGGCTCTGTAAG GTGTTTGAGATGCTGGTCAACCCCGGAGACAACGTCCTGCTGGATGCACCTACATATTCAGGCACTCTTGCAGCA CTCCAGCCGATGGGATGCAACTTAATCAATGTTCCCAGCGATCAGCACGGTATGATACCTGCTGCACTTAAGGAGGTTTTGTCTCGTTGGGACCCCTCAGAGGTCCAAAAGCCTGGTAGTGATGCTCCCAAGATCCTATACACCATCCCCAATGGGGGAAACCCCACCGGTGCATCCATGACGACtcagaggaagcaggaagtgtACGAG TTGGCCCGGCAGTATGACATGCTCATCATCGAGGACGACCCCTACTACTTCCTGCAGTTTGAAAAG cCATGGGCACCGACGTTTCTCTCCATGGACGTTGACGGGAGGATCATCAGGACAGACTCGTTCTCCAAGATCCTGTCTTCAGG GCTGAGGATCGGTTTTGTGACCGGACCCAAGCCTCTGGTAGACCGTGTGGTGCTGCACATCCAGGCCTCCACAATGCACACAAGCACCTTCACACAG CTCATGGTGTCTCAGTTGCTGCACAGCTGGGGGCAGGAGGGTTTCCTCCAGCACATAGACAG GGTGATTGATTTTTACAGCAAACAGCGAGATGCAAtgatcagctctgcagacaaGTGGCTCAAAG atgtAGCAGAGTGGCACACCCCGTCAGCAGGTATGTTcctgtggatgaaactgaaGGGTATAGCAGATACTCagcagctcatcatggagaaagcTCTGGAGAAAGAG GTGTTGCTGGTTCCTGGAGGCGTCTTCATGATCAACAGCAGTGACCCCTGTCCCTACGTCAGAGCGGCCTTTTCACTGTCCACACCAGAGCAGATGGATGAG GCCTTCAGAAGACTTTCCTCTCTCATCAAAGAAGCTTTATGA
- the ino80b gene encoding INO80 complex subunit B isoform X2: MGKRKDMIHPRFLGEGSSGLHSVHKRKHKKHKKHKRKHHSFPEIPEPEPIVVPRPPPQLRLKIKLGGQTLGTKNVPTFTVHPGVACPPSPLMIIHNNDVDDDDDDDDEDDDEDDDDEEPSVPLEQYRAWLDMDSDSMLGVPVDEEERWLDALEKGELDDNGELKKEVDESLLTARQKALLHKQQSQPLLELPMGYKEKEMTVEMMQKREERARKRRLQAAKKAEENKNQTIERLTKTSKAKIKSMRERKSKLSQVPMVRYSDSVQGVVISFPTGVPTPAPTTPCPPPAAPVNCGVSGCSNLKKYACSKTGVPLCSLECYKRNLLPVQSTA; the protein is encoded by the exons ATGGGGAAAAGGAAAGACATGATTCACCCAAGGTTCCTCG GTGAGGGAAGCTCCGGCCTGCACAGCGTCCACAAacggaaacacaaaaaacacaagaagcaCAAGAGGAAGCACCACAGCTTCCCAGAGATCCCAGAGCCCGAGCCGATCGTGGTGCCTCGTCCTCCTCCACAGCTCAGGCTGAAGATCAAACTGGGAGGACAGACGCTGGGGACCAAGAA TGTCCCCACCTTCACTGTGCATCCTGGTGTGGCctgtcctccatctcctctAATGATTATACATAataatgatgttgatgatgatgatgatgacgacgatgaggatgatgatgaggatgatgatgatgaggagccTTCTGTTCCTCTGGAGCAGTATAGAGCCTGGTTAG ACATGGACTCGGACTCTATGCTTGGCGTGCCCgtggatgaagaggagaggTGGCTTGACGCTTTGGAGAAAGGTGAGCTCGATGACAACGGAGAGCTGAAGAAGGAGGTGGATGAGTCGCTGCTGACAGCCCGACAG aaaGCCCTCCTGCACAAGCAGCAGAGTCAGCCCCTCCTCGAGCTCCCCATGGGCTACAAGGAGAAGGAGATGACCGTGGAGATGATGCAGAAGCGGGAGGAGCGAGCCCGAAAGCGGCGCCTGCAGGCTGCCAAGAAAGCCGAAGAGAACAAGAACCAGACGATCGAGAGGCTCACGAAAACCAGCAAGGCTAAGATCAAGAGcatgagagagaggaagtcCAAGCTGAGTCAGGTCCCCATGGTGCGCTACAGCGACTCAGTACAGGGTGTGGTCATCTCCTTCCCCACGGGagtcccaaccccagccccaacAACGCCCTGTCCTCCACCGGCAGCTCCTGTGAACTGTGGAGTCAGCGGCTGCTCGAACCTGAAGAAGTACGCATGCTCTAAGACCGGGGTCCCGCTCTGCAGCCTGGAGTGCTACAAGAGGAACCTGCTGCCTGTTCAGAGCACAGCCTGA
- the ino80b gene encoding INO80 complex subunit B isoform X1, producing MGKRKDMIHPRFLGEGSSGLHSVHKRKHKKHKKHKRKHHSFPEIPEPEPIVVPRPPPQLRLKIKLGGQTLGTKNVPTFTVHPGVACPPSPLMIIHNNDVDDDDDDDDEDDDEDDDDEEPSVPLEQYRAWLDEDSNLATSPMPDMDSDSMLGVPVDEEERWLDALEKGELDDNGELKKEVDESLLTARQKALLHKQQSQPLLELPMGYKEKEMTVEMMQKREERARKRRLQAAKKAEENKNQTIERLTKTSKAKIKSMRERKSKLSQVPMVRYSDSVQGVVISFPTGVPTPAPTTPCPPPAAPVNCGVSGCSNLKKYACSKTGVPLCSLECYKRNLLPVQSTA from the exons ATGGGGAAAAGGAAAGACATGATTCACCCAAGGTTCCTCG GTGAGGGAAGCTCCGGCCTGCACAGCGTCCACAAacggaaacacaaaaaacacaagaagcaCAAGAGGAAGCACCACAGCTTCCCAGAGATCCCAGAGCCCGAGCCGATCGTGGTGCCTCGTCCTCCTCCACAGCTCAGGCTGAAGATCAAACTGGGAGGACAGACGCTGGGGACCAAGAA TGTCCCCACCTTCACTGTGCATCCTGGTGTGGCctgtcctccatctcctctAATGATTATACATAataatgatgttgatgatgatgatgatgacgacgatgaggatgatgatgaggatgatgatgatgaggagccTTCTGTTCCTCTGGAGCAGTATAGAGCCTGGTTAG ATGAAGACAGTAATCTGGCCACATCCCCTATGCCAGACATGGACTCGGACTCTATGCTTGGCGTGCCCgtggatgaagaggagaggTGGCTTGACGCTTTGGAGAAAGGTGAGCTCGATGACAACGGAGAGCTGAAGAAGGAGGTGGATGAGTCGCTGCTGACAGCCCGACAG aaaGCCCTCCTGCACAAGCAGCAGAGTCAGCCCCTCCTCGAGCTCCCCATGGGCTACAAGGAGAAGGAGATGACCGTGGAGATGATGCAGAAGCGGGAGGAGCGAGCCCGAAAGCGGCGCCTGCAGGCTGCCAAGAAAGCCGAAGAGAACAAGAACCAGACGATCGAGAGGCTCACGAAAACCAGCAAGGCTAAGATCAAGAGcatgagagagaggaagtcCAAGCTGAGTCAGGTCCCCATGGTGCGCTACAGCGACTCAGTACAGGGTGTGGTCATCTCCTTCCCCACGGGagtcccaaccccagccccaacAACGCCCTGTCCTCCACCGGCAGCTCCTGTGAACTGTGGAGTCAGCGGCTGCTCGAACCTGAAGAAGTACGCATGCTCTAAGACCGGGGTCCCGCTCTGCAGCCTGGAGTGCTACAAGAGGAACCTGCTGCCTGTTCAGAGCACAGCCTGA